One stretch of Euphorbia lathyris chromosome 7, ddEupLath1.1, whole genome shotgun sequence DNA includes these proteins:
- the LOC136200767 gene encoding acetyltransferase At1g77540-like: MATTTAEAPKIVWNQNQNRFETEDKEAYLDYVVREDGKVMDIVHTFVPRSKRGLGMASHLCIAAFNHAKSHSMSVIPTCSYVSDTFLPRNISWNSVVYSADVKSKTQPNSAI, encoded by the exons atggCAACGACAACGGCGGAGGCACCAAAAATAGTATGGAACCAAAATCAGAACAGATTTGAGACAGAAGACAAAGAAGCTTACCTTGATTATGTTGTAAGAGAAGATGGGAAAGTGATGGATATAGTTCATACTTTTGTTCCTCGTTCTAAGAGAGGTCTGGGCATGGCTTCTCACCTTTGTATTGCTGCTTTTAATCACGCCAAATCTCATTCTATGTCCGTCATTCCTACCTGCTCTTATGTTTCT GATACGTTTCTTCCGCGAAACATTTCATGGAATTCTGTTGTGTATTCTGCAGATGTCAAATCCAAAACACAGCCAAATTCGGCTATATGA